In a single window of the Pseudomonas entomophila genome:
- a CDS encoding ABC transporter ATP-binding protein, with amino-acid sequence MAVASGAYKKALEGGQQPKQVLVKIDRVTKKFDETVAVDDVSLEIRKGEIFALLGGSGSGKSTLLRMLAGFERPTEGRIFLDGVDITDMPPYERPINMMFQSYALFPHMTVAQNIAFGLQQDKMPKAEIDARVAEMLKLVHMTQYAKRKPHQLSGGQRQRVALARSLAKRPKLLLLDEPMGALDKKLRSQMQLELVEIIERVGVTCVMVTHDQEEAMTMAQRIAIMHLGWIAQIGSPIDVYETPTSRLVCEFIGNVNLFDGEVVDDAEGHAIIASPELERKIYVGHGVTTSVEDKHITYALRPEKLLVTTEQPTCEHNWSRGKVHDIAYLGGHSVFYVELPGGKIVQSFVANAERQGTRPTWDDEVYVWWEDDSGVVLRS; translated from the coding sequence GCCTATAAGAAAGCCCTCGAGGGTGGCCAGCAACCCAAGCAGGTGCTGGTCAAGATCGACCGGGTCACGAAAAAGTTCGACGAAACGGTAGCCGTGGACGATGTGTCCCTGGAAATCCGCAAGGGCGAGATCTTCGCCCTGCTGGGCGGCTCCGGTTCCGGCAAGTCCACCTTGCTGCGCATGCTGGCCGGCTTCGAGCGTCCGACCGAAGGGCGGATCTTCCTCGATGGCGTCGACATCACCGACATGCCGCCCTACGAGCGGCCGATCAACATGATGTTCCAGTCCTACGCGCTGTTCCCGCACATGACCGTGGCGCAGAACATCGCCTTCGGCCTGCAGCAGGACAAGATGCCGAAGGCCGAGATCGACGCCCGCGTGGCCGAGATGCTCAAGCTGGTGCATATGACCCAGTACGCCAAGCGCAAGCCGCACCAGTTGTCCGGTGGCCAGCGTCAGCGCGTGGCCCTGGCCCGTTCGCTGGCCAAGCGCCCGAAGCTGCTGCTGCTCGACGAACCCATGGGTGCGCTGGACAAGAAACTGCGTTCGCAGATGCAACTGGAGCTGGTGGAGATCATCGAGCGCGTGGGTGTGACCTGCGTGATGGTGACCCACGACCAGGAAGAGGCCATGACCATGGCCCAGCGCATCGCCATCATGCACCTGGGCTGGATCGCCCAGATCGGCAGCCCGATCGACGTCTACGAGACCCCGACCAGCCGCCTGGTCTGCGAGTTCATCGGCAACGTCAACCTGTTCGACGGTGAAGTGGTCGACGACGCTGAAGGCCACGCGATCATTGCCAGCCCGGAACTGGAGCGCAAGATCTACGTCGGCCACGGTGTCACCACCTCGGTCGAGGACAAGCACATCACCTACGCCCTGCGCCCGGAGAAACTGCTGGTCACCACCGAGCAGCCGACCTGCGAGCACAACTGGTCGCGCGGCAAGGTCCACGACATCGCCTACCTCGGTGGCCACTCGGTGTTCTACGTCGAACTGCCTGGCGGCAAGATCGTCCAGTCCTTCGTCGCCAACGCCGAGCGCCAGGGCACCCGCCCGACCTGGGATGACGAAGTCTACG